A region of Thermococcus piezophilus DNA encodes the following proteins:
- a CDS encoding serine protein kinase RIO produces MREEFIEREIEEVLGLTERREKDSELYKIANEVFDRTTKETLAYLHRRGKIESLYGVISTGKEANVFAGIDSEGNRIAVKIYRTYTTEFRRIWEYLAADPRVGYLPKDMRKLVFVWTRREYKNLKRAIKYAVRVPEPIIFRNNVLVMEFIGDELPAPRLKDVERELTKVDFEELYAFTMGVIERLWKRGDMVHGDLSEYNILIHEPPVVIDWSQATVKRNKMSVSLLRRDLRNVINYFARKGVSVDDFEEKFRELIESR; encoded by the coding sequence ATGCGCGAGGAGTTCATCGAACGTGAAATCGAAGAGGTGCTCGGTTTAACAGAGAGGCGCGAGAAGGACAGTGAGCTCTACAAGATAGCTAACGAGGTCTTCGACAGGACGACCAAGGAGACCCTTGCCTATCTCCACCGCAGGGGCAAGATAGAGAGCCTCTACGGCGTGATAAGCACGGGCAAAGAGGCCAACGTCTTCGCTGGGATAGACAGCGAGGGCAACAGGATAGCAGTCAAAATCTACCGCACCTACACTACCGAGTTCCGCAGGATATGGGAGTACTTAGCTGCCGACCCGAGGGTTGGCTATCTGCCAAAGGACATGCGCAAGCTCGTCTTCGTCTGGACGAGGAGGGAATATAAAAACCTCAAGAGGGCTATTAAATATGCTGTTAGGGTCCCAGAGCCGATAATCTTCCGCAACAACGTTTTGGTAATGGAGTTCATAGGCGACGAACTGCCGGCCCCGAGGCTCAAAGACGTCGAGAGGGAGTTAACTAAGGTCGACTTCGAGGAACTCTACGCCTTCACGATGGGCGTTATTGAGCGTCTCTGGAAGCGCGGAGACATGGTTCATGGGGATTTGAGCGAGTACAACATCTTAATTCACGAACCCCCCGTCGTAATAGACTGGTCCCAGGCAACGGTAAAGAGAAACAAGATGTCTGTCTCGCTCCTCAGGAGAGATTTGAGGAACGTCATCAACTACTTCGCCCGTAAAGGTGTCTCAGTTGACGACTTCGAGGAGAAGTTTAGGGAACTCATTGAGAGCAGGTGA
- the eif1A gene encoding translation initiation factor eIF-1A, with amino-acid sequence MVYHKGKKKNNRQVEGDEVIRVPLPKEGQLFGVIEQALGAGWMDVRCSDGKVRRCRIPGKLKRRMWMRVGDVVIVQPWPVQSDQRGDIVYRYTRTQVDWLLRKGKISQEFLTGSELLF; translated from the coding sequence ATGGTATACCATAAGGGTAAGAAGAAAAACAACAGGCAGGTGGAGGGAGACGAGGTAATTCGTGTCCCCCTTCCAAAGGAGGGCCAGCTCTTCGGCGTGATAGAGCAGGCCCTCGGAGCGGGATGGATGGACGTCCGCTGCTCTGACGGAAAGGTTAGAAGATGCAGGATTCCAGGCAAGCTCAAGAGAAGGATGTGGATGCGTGTCGGCGACGTCGTCATAGTCCAGCCGTGGCCGGTGCAGAGCGACCAGAGAGGCGACATTGTCTACCGCTACACCAGGACCCAGGTGGACTGGCTCCTCAGGAAGGGCAAGATAAGCCAGGAGTTCCTCACTGGCAGCGAGCTGCTCTTTTGA
- a CDS encoding metal ABC transporter ATP-binding protein, translating to MKVVKAENLTILYDGQRAVEDVTFELDDGETLLLLGPNGAGKTTLLRTIAAFHREYTGKLEVFGRKPEEAKELISYVPQSHVLNERVPLTALEVVAMGGIYRKGFIHFKIPKEILQKAEEALGFVGLAHVKDKLFRELSGGQKQRVLLARALVSDPKLLLLDEPLSALDPSARVEVANVLGKIKRESGITMIITTHDVNPLIDLGDKVMLLNRRLIAFGTPDEVLQDTIIKSVYGPLAKAVKIEDRLYCIIGDTHIHGGGGR from the coding sequence ATGAAGGTAGTAAAGGCCGAGAACCTCACGATACTCTACGATGGGCAGAGGGCTGTGGAAGACGTAACCTTCGAGCTGGATGACGGGGAGACACTGCTCCTCCTTGGCCCCAACGGGGCAGGAAAGACCACACTTCTGAGAACCATAGCGGCGTTCCACAGGGAGTATACCGGAAAGCTCGAAGTATTCGGCAGAAAACCGGAAGAAGCCAAGGAACTTATCTCCTACGTCCCCCAGAGCCACGTCCTCAACGAGCGCGTTCCATTGACCGCGTTAGAGGTAGTTGCCATGGGCGGCATCTACCGGAAAGGCTTCATCCATTTCAAAATCCCAAAGGAAATCCTCCAGAAAGCCGAGGAAGCTCTTGGCTTTGTTGGACTCGCCCACGTTAAGGACAAGCTCTTCAGAGAGCTGAGCGGCGGCCAGAAGCAGAGGGTTCTCCTCGCGAGGGCCTTGGTGTCCGACCCGAAGCTTCTCCTCCTTGATGAACCCCTCTCAGCCCTCGACCCGAGCGCAAGGGTGGAGGTGGCAAATGTCCTCGGAAAGATAAAGCGCGAGAGCGGAATAACCATGATAATCACCACCCACGACGTCAATCCGCTCATAGACCTTGGGGACAAAGTCATGCTACTTAACAGACGCCTCATAGCCTTTGGAACGCCGGATGAGGTCCTTCAGGACACCATTATAAAGTCCGTTTACGGCCCACTGGCAAAGGCGGTAAAGATCGAGGACAGGCTATACTGCATCATCGGCGACACCCACATCCACGGAGGTGGCGGGCGTTGA
- a CDS encoding metal ABC transporter permease has product MIPEYLIRAILASVMVSVLLGMLSPLINTKGLAFLTHAIFHALLFGAVLGMILGLIFGNMSLVMLVALIVTVAIVLLIAQLEKIGFSPDSAVGIVASFVAGLTVLGFGVLYKVMASRPYFPLSENIVSYLTGEIFLITLNDLTVLVLGGAVMFFVMLLLYRDFLYLSFDAEGLESYGGKARAYLMILYVLVGAIGALIVQTVGLITLQVVAVLPGAIALMVSDNIRKILAVSLFLTLGIELSSVVLAYFTDIPPSGIATIMLGVIYGALLFRG; this is encoded by the coding sequence TTGATTCCGGAGTACCTTATCAGGGCAATCCTTGCGAGCGTTATGGTTAGCGTCCTCCTCGGGATGCTCAGCCCACTGATAAACACCAAGGGGCTGGCCTTTCTCACCCACGCGATATTCCACGCCCTCCTATTTGGCGCGGTTCTGGGAATGATACTCGGACTGATCTTCGGAAATATGAGTCTGGTCATGCTTGTTGCGCTGATTGTAACCGTTGCAATAGTCCTCCTCATCGCCCAGCTTGAAAAGATTGGTTTTTCACCTGATTCTGCCGTCGGAATAGTGGCGAGCTTCGTGGCCGGCCTAACCGTCCTCGGCTTTGGAGTACTTTACAAGGTGATGGCCAGCAGACCCTACTTCCCCCTCAGCGAGAACATAGTTTCCTACTTGACGGGCGAGATTTTTCTCATAACGCTCAACGACTTGACGGTTCTCGTCCTCGGCGGCGCGGTTATGTTCTTCGTCATGCTGCTCCTTTATAGGGACTTCCTCTACCTAAGCTTCGACGCTGAAGGCCTGGAGAGCTACGGCGGCAAAGCTAGGGCTTACCTAATGATTCTCTACGTCCTGGTCGGGGCAATAGGCGCTCTCATAGTCCAGACGGTTGGACTTATAACGCTCCAGGTGGTGGCGGTTCTGCCAGGCGCAATAGCGCTCATGGTGAGCGACAACATCAGGAAGATACTTGCCGTGAGCCTTTTCCTAACCCTTGGGATAGAGCTGTCCTCTGTTGTTTTAGCGTACTTCACGGACATCCCGCCGAGCGGCATAGCGACGATAATGCTCGGCGTCATTTACGGTGCGCTGCTCTTCAGGGGGTGA
- the rnhB gene encoding ribonuclease HII, translated as MKLAGIDEAGRGPVLGPMVIAAVVVDEKNIPKLEELGVRDSKKLTPKRRERLFDEIIRLLDDYVIIELWPEQIDSREGTLNEFEVDNFVKALSSLKLKPDVVYIDAADVKEVRFGEEIKAKLNFEAEIIAEHKADDKFVPVSAASILAKVTRDREIDRLKEEYGEIGSGYPSDPRTRKFLEDYYKRHGDFPPIVRRSWKTLRKIEEKLSAEKKKRGQLTLGEFLGKG; from the coding sequence TTGAAGCTCGCTGGAATAGACGAAGCCGGCAGGGGTCCAGTCCTCGGCCCAATGGTCATAGCGGCTGTGGTCGTTGATGAAAAGAACATTCCAAAGCTGGAGGAGCTCGGCGTGAGGGACTCAAAGAAGCTCACTCCAAAAAGGCGCGAGAGGCTGTTCGACGAGATAATCAGGCTTCTCGACGACTACGTCATCATCGAACTGTGGCCCGAGCAGATAGACTCCCGCGAGGGAACGCTCAACGAGTTCGAAGTGGATAACTTCGTGAAAGCCCTGAGTTCCCTTAAACTGAAGCCCGACGTGGTATACATAGACGCGGCTGACGTGAAGGAGGTCCGCTTTGGCGAGGAGATAAAGGCAAAGCTGAACTTCGAGGCAGAGATAATAGCCGAGCACAAGGCCGACGACAAGTTCGTTCCCGTCTCCGCCGCCTCAATACTCGCTAAGGTAACACGCGACAGGGAAATTGATAGGCTTAAAGAGGAGTACGGCGAGATAGGCTCTGGATATCCAAGCGATCCGAGAACGAGGAAGTTCCTTGAGGACTACTACAAGCGGCACGGCGACTTTCCACCGATAGTCAGAAGGAGCTGGAAAACCCTTAGGAAGATCGAGGAGAAGCTCTCGGCAGAGAAAAAGAAGAGAGGACAGCTCACCCTCGGGGAGTTCCTCGGGAAGGGATAA
- a CDS encoding dolichyl-phosphate-mannose--protein mannosyltransferase has translation MNWKRVAFIIISGLIIIGSFGYLYGIASQPKLRDYVGDEVWYVPASRNILHRLGVELHYVNETTNAEGVNVIFSNTSMRIKYQYSVEKIALRYNATYEKKYLKFPGVYFEIPVENLGAFLDELEREIPSDAYYVVTSYWYPDKENIQNYLNTEHPFLGKDLIMLGMLIEDKPINWRLPGLITFFILNILVLLTAYKISRSYLAALIALLFSAADPTLQATAVAAMLDIHVAFFVALFMALLVFEKRGASGFAVGLAAAAKLSGAFGWPVLLVRAFKRENNLPSFLLTIAIFPAIGFILPNVPAIIAIGVEKWFREFLGSFRWHLSSKGGHPAASPLWQWFINKKAFALHYDPNIFVRTDPLLLLAMVVFIFAMPWLYWRKPKILVPFCIFWSTVGFFALQYLLGGTTQFSFYATVLVPPAAVTMGVALNELINWDAFRESREFYIKWGLKVKNRIIGRLKRGERPTGRDDPGTSGNIEEKPIPGLETSRK, from the coding sequence ATGAACTGGAAAAGGGTTGCGTTCATTATCATCTCTGGGCTCATAATAATAGGTTCTTTTGGGTATCTCTACGGTATAGCTTCCCAGCCAAAGCTTAGGGACTACGTGGGGGATGAAGTATGGTACGTCCCCGCCTCAAGGAACATCCTCCACAGGCTCGGCGTCGAGCTGCACTACGTCAACGAAACCACGAACGCCGAAGGGGTCAATGTAATATTCTCCAACACGAGCATGAGGATAAAGTACCAGTACTCCGTCGAGAAGATAGCCCTCCGATACAACGCCACCTATGAGAAGAAGTACCTCAAGTTCCCGGGCGTTTACTTTGAGATTCCCGTTGAGAACCTTGGGGCTTTTCTGGACGAGCTTGAGCGGGAGATTCCTTCCGATGCCTATTACGTTGTTACGAGCTACTGGTATCCTGACAAGGAGAACATCCAGAACTACCTGAACACAGAGCATCCCTTCCTCGGAAAGGACCTCATAATGCTCGGCATGCTCATCGAGGATAAACCAATCAACTGGCGCCTTCCCGGGCTGATAACATTTTTCATCCTCAACATCCTCGTCCTCCTAACCGCGTATAAAATAAGCAGGAGCTACCTCGCGGCTCTCATAGCACTTCTCTTTTCCGCCGCAGACCCGACACTTCAGGCGACTGCCGTAGCTGCCATGCTCGACATTCACGTGGCGTTCTTTGTTGCGCTCTTCATGGCCCTGCTCGTCTTTGAGAAGAGAGGTGCCTCGGGTTTTGCCGTCGGCTTAGCCGCAGCGGCAAAGCTCAGCGGTGCCTTCGGCTGGCCGGTGCTTTTGGTCAGGGCATTCAAACGGGAGAACAATCTCCCGAGCTTCCTCCTCACCATAGCGATATTTCCTGCCATCGGCTTCATCCTGCCCAACGTCCCCGCGATAATAGCCATCGGGGTCGAGAAGTGGTTCAGGGAGTTTCTCGGCAGCTTCCGCTGGCACCTCAGCTCCAAGGGTGGCCACCCAGCGGCTTCTCCGCTTTGGCAGTGGTTCATAAACAAGAAGGCCTTCGCGCTCCACTACGACCCCAACATCTTCGTTCGGACAGACCCCTTATTGCTCCTGGCCATGGTGGTCTTTATCTTCGCCATGCCCTGGCTTTACTGGAGGAAGCCGAAAATCCTGGTTCCCTTCTGCATCTTCTGGAGCACGGTAGGCTTCTTTGCCCTCCAGTATCTCCTCGGCGGAACCACTCAGTTCAGCTTTTACGCAACGGTGCTCGTTCCCCCGGCGGCGGTAACCATGGGCGTCGCCCTCAACGAGCTCATCAACTGGGATGCCTTCAGGGAGTCGAGAGAATTCTACATCAAGTGGGGCCTTAAGGTAAAGAATAGAATTATAGGGCGCCTCAAAAGGGGCGAAAGGCCAACCGGTAGAGATGACCCGGGCACCTCGGGGAACATTGAGGAGAAGCCGATCCCGGGACTGGAAACTTCAAGAAAATGA
- a CDS encoding class I SAM-dependent methyltransferase — protein sequence MSEIKEEQINLAVEMLRKGLDEKKLRAKLGENWEEIAEIARARIRARDKFSRDDLWMDLEGLRYATHEVVARYRAERLAEFGVKSIADVSCGIGIQLIFYAMKVEKAYGVDIDPKKIEFARKNAEKYGVRNIEFINADSLAPETIEHIDADVIFSDPARPPEMPERRLEDLLPSPLEVYEAYKAKTDAFIFDLPPQIRRERVPWKGEFEYIDLFGHLNRLTFYFETLAKADRSAVMLPKGVRLESDPNLENIVTWTEEPKAYLHEIPQAVDYADLINELFHAVHGNLKMLLREKRRVLATSDEKIQSDYFKRSYVIVGVTKFHPLRINDFLRKEGFGRATLRISIPENEYWRFRKRIEANLTGERRAFVFQFKDKAIIAETL from the coding sequence ATGAGCGAGATAAAGGAAGAGCAAATCAACCTCGCCGTTGAGATGCTCAGAAAGGGCCTCGACGAGAAGAAGCTCCGCGCGAAGCTTGGTGAGAACTGGGAGGAGATAGCAGAAATAGCTCGGGCGAGAATCAGGGCCAGGGACAAGTTCTCCCGCGATGACCTATGGATGGACTTGGAAGGGTTGCGCTACGCCACCCACGAGGTCGTCGCGAGATATAGGGCCGAGAGGCTGGCAGAGTTTGGAGTTAAGAGCATAGCCGACGTTTCGTGCGGAATAGGCATACAGCTTATCTTCTACGCGATGAAGGTAGAGAAGGCCTACGGAGTTGATATAGACCCCAAGAAGATAGAGTTCGCGAGGAAAAACGCCGAGAAGTACGGCGTTAGAAACATCGAGTTCATAAACGCCGATTCCCTCGCACCCGAAACGATAGAACACATCGATGCCGACGTAATCTTTTCGGATCCAGCGAGACCCCCCGAGATGCCCGAGAGAAGGCTTGAAGACTTGCTGCCGAGCCCACTAGAGGTCTACGAAGCCTACAAAGCAAAAACCGATGCGTTCATCTTTGACCTTCCCCCGCAGATAAGGCGCGAGAGGGTTCCATGGAAAGGAGAGTTCGAGTACATAGACCTTTTCGGCCACCTCAACAGACTGACCTTCTACTTTGAGACGCTGGCAAAGGCAGATAGGAGCGCGGTAATGCTCCCTAAGGGCGTCCGGCTGGAGAGCGACCCGAACCTCGAAAATATTGTAACATGGACGGAAGAACCAAAGGCCTATCTCCACGAGATTCCGCAGGCGGTAGACTATGCAGACCTGATAAACGAGCTCTTCCACGCAGTCCATGGAAATCTCAAAATGCTGCTCCGCGAGAAGAGGCGCGTTCTGGCGACGAGCGATGAGAAAATACAGAGCGACTACTTTAAGCGTTCCTATGTTATCGTTGGGGTCACCAAGTTCCACCCGCTGAGGATAAACGACTTTCTCAGGAAGGAGGGCTTCGGCAGGGCGACGCTCAGGATAAGCATCCCCGAGAATGAGTACTGGCGCTTCAGGAAGCGCATAGAGGCGAACCTGACGGGAGAAAGAAGGGCCTTTGTTTTCCAGTTCAAGGACAAGGCGATAATAGCGGAGACGCTATAG
- a CDS encoding PCNA-inhibitor, whose product MDRKLDEFIGNTSPKVSQDDAPRKKKKRLKSTSLESFLPEEHVAYFRKLRIGSKKIRNAKIEEL is encoded by the coding sequence ATGGACAGGAAGCTCGACGAGTTCATAGGCAACACAAGTCCAAAGGTCTCTCAGGACGATGCGCCCCGCAAAAAGAAGAAACGCCTCAAATCCACGAGCCTGGAATCTTTTCTGCCTGAGGAACATGTGGCTTACTTCAGAAAGCTTCGCATAGGCTCGAAGAAGATAAGGAACGCCAAAATAGAAGAGCTATAG